Part of the Candoia aspera isolate rCanAsp1 chromosome 1, rCanAsp1.hap2, whole genome shotgun sequence genome, AGCTCTGCCCTGGGATGTGAGCACAAGCACACAGCCCACTAAACGTTAACAGAAATGAAGTCCCACTTAAAGCGGTGGAACGTAACATTCCACTAGAGGAATTCCTTTTGATATCTCTGGATCGTTTCCATTAGCAGTGTGTCTAATGTTCCCATGTGACTCTTTGCACATTACCCTATTATTGTATGCAGGGGAGTAAGTGGTTCCAGGGCTAACGGAGACCAAGTGTGCCAGTGAGGTATAATGCTTGGGGGAGATGAGCGTACCACAAGGAGAACCCAAATCAAATCCCATATTGGTCACAGAGCTCCAAAGAtaaccttgggtcagtcattctctctgaaTTATTTCTTAAGCTATTGTGAAAATCACTCTGAGCATCTTATAAGTAGGGatgataattttaataaataaaagtatagtATTCCTACTTTACATGAAGAAATAACCATGGAAAGACGATAACTGTGCTCTTAGTTAATAGAGGGCCCAAGCCAGTCCTGCATATTCATCATTTTCTGCTGCCTGACAAGCAAAGTTCTTCATGAATGGGAGAGTTGCATAAGGAAAACAGTGCTGGCAGAAGGAAAAATGGCCAGTGAATGTGGGGAAGAACGAGGGGAAGATCTGAAGAAATCTGGCTGGATATTGTCCATATTTAACATTATGCATTCATTGGGGATAGTTTACGGATTGAAAAGAACGGAGAGATAGAACTGAGTAGCAAAAGATAACCCAGCTTCCTTGTAATGCTAATGCTTtctccccaccccgcccccagaAAATCTAAGGATTGTCTTACGTTACACATTTCTAGAAAACGTTCCTGCCTCCACCTGCAATTTAGAGAACAGAATTATTATACATCCTCCTCTCCTTGAGATGGGCACTGGGCAGGAATTACAACAAGAACTCCACACCAGTGTCATCAAAATGACGGGTTTATCCCCTACATTCCTGGGTTGCAGATATGAATAATCCCTAGTGCAGATCAGAGAACAGGGTTTGTGGCCAGCCGTGCTGCCCTCACAAAAACTACTTGCCTAGTGAAATCTGGTTGTGCTGTTCTGCTCCAAGGAGCAAGCGGCTCATTTTTATCAAGATATGAGTACTAagctacaataaataaaatatacattactgaataattcagttttttttttgtttgcagtcacatttatatttaaaaaatcatcaacCTCAAATAGGAGATATTTTAATACCCTAAACATAAAGATCccaaagtaatatttttattatcttgCACAGGCCCAACAATAAAATAAGATGCTGTAAGTTAGAGAGCCCAACATAAATCAATATGTGGGCTGTTATTTGTACTTTATGTATGTGGATGTGGCTATATATGTCTGTctggattattttaaaatctgggTATTCTCTATCAAAGGACCATTCTATTTTTATAAAAGTTTACTTTTTACACAAACTGTTTTTGTGCAATGGCCACAGCCAATAGAGCTTTACAGAAAAACaaccatgaaaaaaaatcaaaacattaacTACAGTCTTTCCCCTTACCTCCACTGCAAGGAGAAAATAATAAGAATGGTTCCAGGGAATCCAATTAAAATAGAGTGCATTTGAAATAGAGCAATCCAAtcctaaaataatttaaacaggtACTGTTTCCATGACAGGAGATTTGATACACTCTTCATGTAGTCTGCTCTTTTCTGAAAGGCTGAGTGAATTCTCAGCGGGACGCTCTGGGAGGTGAGGGCCACCATtcaaagtagaaacaaatccatctTGCGAAGGATTCTTCAAGTATGAAGGAAAGTCCGCTTGGGAATGCCTTGGCCGGTGTTCAGCATATAAACTGCTACGTGGAACAACATTATCGCTTTCTGACGAGGAGCAGCAAACTATGACAGATGGGTTTGAAGGAGGATACAGGGAGCTGCCGTAATTTTCCTCTGAGGGCCGCGTGTAGTCCACAAACAGTTCTGGAGTTGGGTTATAAGGCACCAGAGAAAGAGTACCGTTCTTAACAGTCTCTCTTTCAGAGTAAGTGTCCCGAATCTGGTTAGGAGTGCCAGGGCCATGGTTCTCAATTTGGTAATACAGTGATGAGGAGCTAGGATAGTAGGAAATAGCCTTTGGCTGGTTTTCATGCAAGGCAGTGCTGTCCGAATAGcaaaggacagaaggaagggcTTGACCTGCGTCAGCATGAGCACCCAAACCTTCCAGACATTCAtctactttttcttcttcttcttcttcttcttcctcctcctcctcctcctcctcgtcttcttcctcctcatcGTCCTCGTCCTCATCTTCATCTGTTTCACTGGGTGCTAAACTCTGTGTGCTGGAATCTGTAACCCCACTACAAAAGCTACttgcatcttcctcctcctcctcctcttcctctcctgggCAATCCAAGTCATCTGCTGCCTGCAAATGCATCACTGCAGCCCGAGGTTCTGCCTCTATTTCAAAGTTCTCTGGGACCGAGAATTCTAGTGGGTGGGAGGTGGGGCCCATTGAACTGCTGTGAGCACTTAGCTCAGTGTGGCAACCATTCAGTGTGGGGACTTGCTGCTCTCTGTTTTTCTCCAATTCAAGTTTCATTATAGTGTGCAAAAAGTGAGTCCGAACCCGAATGGGGTTAAATTCAATCCTACCAGCTGTATTGCTGCATCCTTCTTTAGTGCAACCACATGGGAAAGACATACGATCCACCTTAGAAAAAAGATGATGGATTAAGTGTTTGGTTGGGAACTATCAAACTTGACGTGCTAGAAACTGTTAGTAAAACAGGAATCTTCATCAAAGAAAATTGCCTTGGAATCCACACTAAAGGCTgatatacaaaataaattaatcacaTTAAATAAAAACTAGTCTTACAAAATTTCTTTCTGGCAGCAAGAAACCCAGATAAGAGGTGTTGGAAAGGGAAAGCTGTCTGGCTTTGCAAATTGCCTGAGCCCTTGTTTACTTTTTAGAAGAAGCTATATTTCATACCtcattaaaaattatgatttataAATGAGAATGGCTTTCACatatcatactaagccaaaaaCACACAAACCACATGATGACTCCCTGTGGATGGTGAATCCAGTTACTGAAGACAAGGTGGCTATGAGACGAATGACAGCTCGGTCCGGTTAAGCAATGACAAATGGGCCATGGGACTTCCTGTCCCTTTGTTCTGCTTTAGTATCACTACCCCCTCCTTACTGTGCTGGTCTAATGACTCCTAATGGTTATGCCAACGTTTAGGATTAATCCAGGTGACTGCTAAGTAGCAGAACAGTAGATTCTTGTTTCAGATGTTCAGGCTTGATGGGGCATTTTAGTTAACCCTAGCTGCCTTACATATTCATGGATGGGATAAGGTTATGCCCCAGAAGTTAGAGAGGTGATCCCATTTGCTGCTCTGTTTTTTTCCAATTCCACTGTGAAATTGGTGGGGGTGAATTTGGATATTTCACTCCAAATGGATCTTGAAGTAGCAAAAACACCAGCACCATATGAAATCTGACTAGTGTTTGTCTTCTTtagcacaaacacaaacacaaaagcaGGGAGGGGGCTGGTTTTATTTCCCTTATGATGTTTATAAGATGGACAAAgtctctttaatcttttttaaacCTGGAAACAGAATGGAGCTCTTCTCCAGAAGGCTTCTGTTCCATCAGCACTTCCTGGACTGCCCACCTTAACTCAGAACTTTACAGCCATGCTGGTAATCCAGGAAGAAGCACTGCTGAAGCGTATGTCAGGAGAACCCTAACCCTACTGCTAACAAAAATGGGGTTCTAAAACTTTAAGTTAAcctccttcaacctgttgccctTAAGCTTGGATGGAACATTACTGTGCTTATGAGGAATTCTGAGTTGGAGAAGACAGCTCTCAGAAGTGCTGATCCAAGACCAAAACTTGGGCTATCTGCCTTATGAATATACCATATCTTCTTTATTGTACTTTGCCATGTACTTCTAAGCAAGTACATTTTAAAGCTGCATAGGGAATCCGTGGCCCTCCAGATGATGCTGAATTACTCCTCAGATCACTCAATACTGGACATGCTTGCTGTAACTGCTGGGATTTGtgtttcagcaacatctggagggacaTACGACATCCCTGCCACCTTACGTTTCCCTCCACAGTGGCTGGGAAACTTGGGCAGTGCCTCTCTTTGGAACGCTTAGGTGAGTATGAATGGGAAGGATGTCCTTCCTTTTTTGAGAATAAAACACCTGGAGCTACCCTTTGGTGAAAAATACCTTAGGGAAGCCCTCTCACCTGGCATTTTATGCCTGCGAGGCAGCAAGTGCAAGTTTCCGGGTCACAGAAGATTCGACAATCACAGCCGCAGTCCTCCCTTGAAAGGCGGATGGCTCGCAGCTCATGTTTTTCTTCCACATCAATCTTCTTGACTCCAGAGGCTCGCAGGAGCGCCCTTCGTTTTTTTGTTGGCAGAGGTTGTAGAAAGAAGTACTCGTCTACTTCAGTGTTGTCTAGATCTATATCATCATCAGAAATGTCATCCAGCGTCAAAGTGTTTGCTTCCTCAGATTCCACCGTGCCATTATTAGTCATCTGTAGTAAGTAACATTAAAGATGGGTCACAGCTCCACTGAGCAGAATGTTTGTACAATGGAAACAATTTACACAGCTTAAGCTTTGTTATGCAAGAGTGTAGAATTGATTTATGAGGACCACACCATCTTTAAAAAATCTCTCTGCTTTGTTTTGATGGCTCTTACTATTTCTGAACAAGTGAACAACTGAAGTCGCTTTAAAGCATTTACAAACAGCTCATGCCATAGACCAAGCTTTGGTAACACACAATAAATCTTCCCTGTAACAATTTTGGTTTAGCAGACCCTGGATTCAATGAACAAAATCTGTCTGTCTACTGTATGTTTCTGTGCCTGGGTAAAATCCTATTTGCCATATTACACATTCATAAAATGCATATGTGTAACATCCTATTCCTATTTTACACATGCAAAGAGTGTATAAAGTGAGCATGCATAAAATTCCATTTGCATTTAATGAATACTCTGCTTTAAGGGATGCACCTTTCTCCCAgtagtccattaaatcaagggtttagggcagtgtttctcaaacttggcaactttaagaaacaTTGGTTTAGGGTAACAcataatcagttttatttttatggtgCTCTTCACACTACTGTGTCCCATCAACTGTATTCTGGGGAATGCCACAATGTTTCCTGCCTCTCTTGAATGGGCatgtacaaaaaaacaaaacaaaaaacagggctTACATTGTGAAgctccatctgccatcttgctgattCTGACCCTCCCTTGCAGGAGCCTCTGGGattggaaaaatattcagaaagatGCTCTACAAACCCCTTAGCATGAGCAGAGCACATCTTCTCTGCAGCTGTGCCTTTTGCAAAGCTCACATAGCTGCTTTGATATACCCCCTTGCTGTCTCTGCATGGGAGTGGATGCCCAGCCATTTCTCTTTGCTGGTAGTCCAGGAGAAACTAGTTTTGTGCATCCACTACTGAGGACAGTTTGGAAGCAGCTATATCAGCCTTGTAAAggaagcagctgctttaataCTTTAAAGAGAGATGTTTTGTTTGTGCTAATGCACTTTGCAAAACACCTATTTCAAATGCTTTACACAGCCCTAGTATGTTGCCATTTGCCTAggacttccttttaaaaaaaaaaggggggggatgtATCAAGAACAGTAGCTTGCATGCAGCAATCAATTATACATATCCAGGTAAGCAATATCAGACCTATCACTGGCAGATGTGTCCAGTATAAAGAATCacctcctagagcagtgtttctcaaccttagcaactctaagatgtgtggacttcaactcccaaggtTCTGgcgcctggggaattctgggagttgaagtccacacatcttaaagttgccaagatagagaaaccctgtcctagagaGTCAAAATAAGCCCCTGTGTAAACTGAAAGGTATAAGTTTCAGCGTTTTCTGCAACTGGATATCACACAGAGTAAATATAGTTGGCTGTTACAATTTTCCCGGCAGCCTATTATATGATtcaaagagaaaggggggaaaaaaaaacaaagaacaaaacttCCTGAATATCAGCCCAAAATGTCTTGTGCAGAACAATCCACACATAGCAGCTGGCTTAACCTTATTTTCATTCTGATCAAAGCTGTAACTTTGATGGAGTGGAACGAATTGCCATCGTATCTGCATAGCAGGAAGAAAGTGATCATCTTAAAGAGCCCAGGTAGAAGCCTATTAAACTTCTGATGAGCTAATGTGAGAGACAGGGTCAATGCCAGCTTGTGGGAAACAACTGAACTGCAGCCATCTTAGAAGTGGAGAGGCAGCCTTGCCAAGGATAGTAAGTGCCAATCCCACTGTTAGTGTTTTGGGACCATATGtcggggaaggggggaaggatttcatttctctttctttctttctttctttctttaccttGAGTTTTAAGGAGTTCAGCTTTTCCTCCCTGAGATGTTCTCTTAACATCTCCCGATGAAGCCGCTCTTGttccattgcaaactcccccagAGTGTATTGGCGTATGCTGTTGTGGCGAGTGGACATGCCCAAGGTGCTGCCTCCTTGGCTGGGAACACTTGTGAACCCTTGCCTCCTGGTAAAGTAGTATACTGTAACAcaattaaaatgtacattttttgtcctcttccttttctcactCTTCAGAATTGAGGATGCTAGAATGGAAACAAATGATAAGTTTCAATCAAGCCATGTTTATCCATGTCTTAAGCCCTTAACACTGCAATCCACTAGGCTAAAACGGATGGGGTGGGAAGTGTACAACAGAGAGGGTAGTGACAGAATACCAGTTGCAGCTCTGCAACACAAACTCTGCTCCTTTTGTACTTGTGACACAAAGTTGCATATAAATACCTAAGAGCTGGAGCCTGTGTTGTAACATCACAACACACAAACTGTGGTTTGCTCCAGATGCCTCTGGAAGCATGTCTAAATGCTACAGGGGAAATGCCAGACA contains:
- the CSRNP3 gene encoding cysteine/serine-rich nuclear protein 3; its protein translation is MSGILKRKFEEVDGSSPCSSVRESDDDISSSESAESGDSVNPSTSNHFTPSSILKSEKRKRTKNVHFNCVTVYYFTRRQGFTSVPSQGGSTLGMSTRHNSIRQYTLGEFAMEQERLHREMLREHLREEKLNSLKLKMTNNGTVESEEANTLTLDDISDDDIDLDNTEVDEYFFLQPLPTKKRRALLRASGVKKIDVEEKHELRAIRLSREDCGCDCRIFCDPETCTCCLAGIKCQVDRMSFPCGCTKEGCSNTAGRIEFNPIRVRTHFLHTIMKLELEKNREQQVPTLNGCHTELSAHSSSMGPTSHPLEFSVPENFEIEAEPRAAVMHLQAADDLDCPGEEEEEEEEDASSFCSGVTDSSTQSLAPSETDEDEDEDDEEEEDEEEEEEEEEEEEEEEKVDECLEGLGAHADAGQALPSVLCYSDSTALHENQPKAISYYPSSSSLYYQIENHGPGTPNQIRDTYSERETVKNGTLSLVPYNPTPELFVDYTRPSEENYGSSLYPPSNPSVIVCCSSSESDNVVPRSSLYAEHRPRHSQADFPSYLKNPSQDGFVSTLNGGPHLPERPAENSLSLSEKSRLHEECIKSPVMETVPV